A segment of the Vigna radiata var. radiata cultivar VC1973A unplaced genomic scaffold, Vradiata_ver6 scaffold_129, whole genome shotgun sequence genome:
atcaatggcaaaggagcacagagatgaatagAGGTTGAtttaatatgagatgggtatgttgctGGGGTtaaatttcaccaagttccctctcatgtatataagaattcttctttatgcattaaagttaacgtccctcactaaatgacttaaacccgatctcttggtaaataagtttgtccctaattatcagttcatacaattcctagcattcctgataaaaagatgtgaagatcaagaggttaagatgaCCAAGATTCATACtctcatccctgagaaatataacccttaggagtaattcaacaagaacctgaactgtaaggaacctcccaacactcatgcaattcatagataatgctattgtataagcaaaaataaaatagatgaattactttaacaattaatgagaaaacatatgaaattaagaattaattcaaatacatgagagtttacaaggttacatcattccccaacaacaaatagaaattagttcccgatagacatgggggaaccctatgaacaatggaagaaagaatgatgaTGGAAGattaagaattggctaggagtgtattgctatgctcttctttACCAGGGATGTAAAACCTAGAGTCCCAaagtcctttaaatagtgttagaGGCGTCCCAGAGCGTGGCCcgatccaaaagaatcaaaacagagcagaaacaagGCCCGATCCAAGTGAAATTGTCACAACCGGGATCGGGACGGAACGACGAACCGAAAACAAACgggtttaagaaaagattttgggagtcgccaccataatttattatggaaacactatggaaaaaccctaaaataaaagcatggtctatGAAAAACAGATTTTCAACTTTAGGAATCAGTTACGCGTAAGGAAGGTATAGCACCCTAGCGtgcctgcccaaaggcagtacctctAATTAAAGGTATAAAATTAAagtggttttccaaaataattaattttctccaaaaacaaaaataaaattaaaataaaataaattattaggaaacaaaaaatatttttttgttttatgaaccctaCAAGGATtgatttgtatttttgaaaagtgaaccCTAAATGAGGGATCGCGTAGTTCTGGTAAAAATGGTTTAGTTTAACAAAGTCGAcaatttttggttttaaatattttgttttattttaagaatgtggaaaaaaagaaaagaatttggCCATAGGCCAACGCGTActtatattgaaaaatttatgattttatgaaaaacattagttgtgtgtagtaaaaaaataatatatttgaaaaaaaaaacttcaaagtataataaaaaatgaaaaataagagtGTAGAGGTAACATACCTTTTTGGCTTCTGGAATTCTCCTGGTGCTTCCTTAGTGGTTGTTGTTGACAAAACCTTTGTGTGcgagaacctatttttctctaCACACATTCACATTCTTGCCctaattgagaattaattgacaatggacaaaatagggaaagaaatggtcttgattgtaagaaaaataaatcaaataatattcaagacattgattataataattgttagaaaatttgtccgttttaaaaagaaatcatatttttctttttagaaaaaactgATGCagcaaattatatcaatatattatttttaattattgccataatattgattcaaattattaccatattaaattaatatttgaaaaacattctaaagtgatgtgtctaacattaaggaagattattttattattttctttttcctttttttctttacccaccattcattattattctcctattctttaattttgattatttactttcccagttgaaattgggtgttgacagctgcccctctttatttagattttgctAGATAACATGAACTTTAGAGTTTTTGTGTTATCAAGTAAAAGccaaaaaaagataaagacacTAATTTTGTTCGGTTCCAAAGAGAAGGATAAAAAGGTTACCTCGAAGCATACTTGGTAGAGAGTGTAGCAACCTTGTGGATTTTGCTGAAGAGTCGTGACACCTGTGGAGGGTGTGTCATACCCTACGAACTTCGTTGGGGAGGTGTATGAACCTCGTGGATAGGGGACCACCTTAGATTTcgcttaagaggtgtacttTCCCTATGAATCTCGCTGTGGAGgggtatcacctttgatttcgcttaagaggtgtactgatgaaggttgaaaaatagtgattttcatatgtcaattgggaccaaattacaccctttactactcggaatgagcctagaatcaagcaaaactcaataaatgagtctggagagagtcaaaagttgtttttagcgattttatgcttattttgcattgttttgtagctaatttgagaaaagtaaaaatggagttgaagatacaggtcattgactcaagaaaagagcagaaaaatgaagtttaaaGAGTCAACGCACcacccagcggcacacttaaaccgctgggcggtccagaacgaggagtaggcatggaaattggcactgagggaaaccgtcgggcgccagCAATTGTCGTCGGGCGGCGGCAGCAGaatatgggaaaccgccgggtgccAGAGATTGTCGTCGGGCGATgacggcaggttatgggaaaccgccgggaggcacacttaaactgcccggcgatggcacgctggacttgggcctgtttttgatgtgctcctcacctataaatacccctatcacgaattcagagtcattcttttgacaggggagaacggccagacctaattttgctctctggagaggatctcttggatgcttaggctccttttcatcttttctagggtttgctcttccattcttcttccattattcatctagtttcaccatgtctatggtgaactaaacccttttgttgttggggaattcaatgtaatcttttgatactctctcttattgaaactattggttatttatatggtctccatatattgtgattgattattgttgggttatcatctgtgcttaaggcttttatcgtttaactcattcggtatattgttgtttgtcgttattgacatggggacgtgcggtaatgacatgaattggtgagtaatctcttgattttgcaataccacctagggataggggtaggacgatcaattgtgctaacttatgtttataatgcggtattaattactaggggaggctagggatagcaagccagtaattgatattaggcccttttcgccgagggatcgggttaaggggaggctaagaaagtcgcataacaattgaatcaatNtaataatcaagggtagtatgtaagagagagtggaatagatgaaattgttagtacccaacaacatccatccatccattgctttcacttgtcaattgaatcaatctttattttgcatgttaatatttttactctcaaacccaatttattaatttttatttctcaagtcttattattttaattcacgcgaacgaggaagccatacgagtctcttggtcttaccatttatattacttgtacgatttggtacacttaccAATTTGTCAACATGTACTTCGCTGTGGAGGGGTATCACATTTGATTTCActtaagaggtgtacttcgTTGTCGAGGGGTATCACCTTTAATTTTgcttaagaggtgtacttcgttgtggaggggtatcacctttgatttcgcttaagaggtgtacttcgttgtggaggggtatcacctttgatttcgcttaagaggtgtacttcgttgtggaggggtatcacctttgatttctcttaagaggtgtacttcactgtggaggggtatcacctttgatttCACTTTGATTTcgcttaagaggtgtacttcgctgtagaggggtatcacctttgattttgtttcaatttcgcttaagaggtgtacttcgcTGTGGAGGGGTATCACCTTGCCCTTTGTTTTTCGAATTGATCTTCTTATAGCTCTGGACCTCCCTCTCTGAATTTTGTTTTAGAGTCATCTCTGCATTGTGTGCCATGTTTGATGGAACTCAATTGAGACCtttattcacttttttctttcccttttttttttcaaaattctgaaTTTTCTCGCTGATGTACAATTTGAACTCCTTCGAACGAAATCATGAATCCCTTCTAGATGTCGGCGATGCATGGTGTGTCATtttgttcttctcttcttcatttttttcaaatcctttGATGCCAGGATTACAACTGGGCTTGGGTGCCAGGatggaaattgggctttggtgccaggacGAAAACTAGCCTTTGACAAGCTCAGAACTGATGCTTCTTTAATTGAACTTCTTATAGCTCTGGactttcttcttcaattttgttGATGTACCGATGTATGGGCGGAAATTTATGTGATACCCTTGCTCACCCTTTTAGAGGCACAAGAACCTCATAAAAACTTGATGGAGAAGCGCACGAACCTCATAATACTTTATGGAGAGTCACACGAACCTCGTAATAtgactaatttttatttttgaagacataacttaattaatttttggcCAAGTTCAAAATCTAAATAGCCAAACTCAATCGTTGTTGTCTGTAGGTTCTTTCCAACTCCTTCATATTTGCAATATATTGAGCATATTATCTATGTAGACACCAATTCTGGTAATTTTTCCTTTGAACAAATTTCATCCACATATGAAGATCTTGTCGCTCTTTTTGCATGGCCAACTATGAAAGCGTCTAAAGAGAATGTTAGAAGGTTTGttcattcattttctctttaaacACGAGGTCACTCAATGTTAAAGACTTATTCCTGTTGGCGGAAGCTTTAAACAATGCTAACATGCATTTCCTCGCCAACCACTGTAAATATCTCATTCACTTTGAGAATGCCTATGTTTGCCTCTGTCAGCCACATTGTTAAATAAACCTGTAAAATCTCAGGATTGGGTTGGTTGTCACATCTTAAAGAGGTAATGTCAAACTTTCCATCCCTGAAACTTGGAGGAATTGGTCCATGAGTCACTTCACAGTATAGATTGCAGTCTGTCAAATCTTTGAAGTCATCGTCATAAAGCTGAGTTGACCAGTGCAATTGTTTTACCTCTGAAGTGTCATAACCAATGGACATAAATTCAAGAACAAGTAATCGCATCTGAACCAATTCCTCAGCAAATTTCTCATGTGAAGtgattaaacaaaatttaaatactggaattccaccaccatctccagCATCTCCAAAGTCACTCTGGTCATGTCCTTATAACACAACAATAATTTGCTCTTTGCAGTTCCTTTGGGAGAGATGAGAATTAATCAGAGCAGTTGCATGAGATCTTCCTGCAGACGAAGCAAAGAACCATTCATTTTTGAATGACGCCAATTGTGACCATTGGTTCCTTAAATTTCTTTATGCTTGAGGCCTCCATAGTCTAAGCACCGATGGTGGTAATGGAGATGGTATTTGATGCTCTGAATCAGTGGTTCTTGCAGGAGTTAATAGTGTTGAGTCTAGGGTTTCCGTTGCTGAGTAGAAGACTGATATAGAAAGACCTAACTAACTAACTTGAAAGActgatatttccgtatataaatttacCTACGAGGgttttatatacgaatttttgtccgtatataaGCCGTATATAACCAacaattatatacggattttgggctttatatacggatttgggctGTAgataatgacttttttttcttgtagtggttgatccttttgtattttgaatgaAAGAGGTTTGATAACCATTCATAAAGTATCTTATTGACAAAGATATACATGATAGTTATTTATGcagataatgattttttttttgtgtttgatgcaaaattatgcaaatgagtattttgaaactctttaacctttcattgattttttttaatttattttttaggagttaatttgttttctttaaaatcatcaagttcatgtatatattacatttttcttaaaacaatgGATGTCAAAAATTCTGAAGCCGGATATTCAAAACAGTGTTGGGTATTTTCTTTTGACATTGATATGTGCATGCTTGAATTCACAGGAAAGTTGAAATTTGTAAGGATTTAGAAGGATTTAAAGGACACTGGGATAGCCATGTTGGCGTGTAATATGTGAATATCAATATGAGATACAAAACACCAAAAAGATGTTGGTGTTTGGTAAAATGAGATATGGATCCATGAATGACAAAGTTACCCCAGTTTTTAAGCATGAGTTTTGTTCAGGATACGGAACAGGTATGGACATGATTTATCAAAAAAGGATTGCCCCAAATAGTTTGATTTTCTTTGGCATGTTTTTGGCTAGTTAGGGAGTTCCCAAATAGCACAAGCGAGAATAACTTTGGCAATACCAATATGCTCTAGTTTGTGGGTAGTATCACTGTTTGTTAGagccaaactctttttcttttggggGAAGGCTGGAGGATGGGTGTTTTCAAGCAATGCGCACACATATCTCAACAGAAAATACTATCAGTtattcaaaaaagaaattataaaaaaaaagtatgataaTAATTTACTCAACATGTaatgattttcctttctctgttttttgcaaaatgaaaatgataaaactttttgagaattttatttttatattttcctttcatCACAttcgtttgttttttttttcaagaaactgaatttgaagaaaactaTCAACTGGGTCCAATGggcttaaaaaaaaaatgttctcactacagtgaaagaaaattaagtttttcactttcattctttcttctgttttgaaattttattctttttttttcaaaaaaaaaagtattttgttaAATAACATGATCTCAACCTGATTtgttcaaaaacatttttttaagactCAAAATAGGTTACAaagaatgataatttttttgatgAACAAACATGTCTACACATGAAATCATGATCATCTTATTTTCGAAAAATTTAACTTAGATAAGTTGcccctgttttttttttcttttttattcattttcaatttttttatttttattttttactttctaaaaAAAGATTACCTGTGATTACCTTAAGATAATGCCCcttgtaaattgatttttttttatggataaactgaaaaatgatgaagaaggaAATTATTTTCGCGATTTCATGTCACAAAatacttcaaaaaaaattaaagttttattaattcatttgactaaaatttttttatttagctttatttatttattcattaaagcatgacatttttgtttttttttttatttaaagaaaatgaaggaaaaatgataaaaatgttgcTAATGCATATGATGCATGAAGATGCCTGTGTCAAAATGATGATTAAAAGTCAacatgttttatgcttttaagtTAGGTGCAATGTCCTAAGGTCTAAGCATTGTATATGCAATCTCCCAAGGATGACTTCCTAAACCTAAAATCAAGGCCACCAGAGCTATGGTCCTTTTCACAGCTTTTCCACAATAGTTGAACgcaactaggtgtgaaattgCATGTAAAGAGAACAGCCACTGgctggggttctcacgatagccaaactgAAAATAGTCCAAACGTGACACTGCTACACAACCCTTCTAATTCTATGTTACGCTCAGACTCGGGTATAGGGTCTCACTCATGATATATGCAATAATAattccaataataataaaacagaatataaacaaattatcaAAACAGATTTTCAGGTTCGGAAATCGGTTAcacgtaaggaaggtattagcaccctagcgcgcctgcccaaaggcagtacctctAATTCAAGGTATAAAATTAAagtggttttccaaaataattaattttccccaaaaataaaaataaattagaataaaataaattattaggaaacaaaaaatatttttttgttttatgaacccgacaaggattgaccttggtcctacgtatatccattaatggacaattagggatcacgtagttctttatctagaaaaatgtttgtgagtttgttaaaaaataaggattgatttgtatttttgaaaaatgaacccgaaaatcaaggatcacgtagttatGGTAAAAATGGTTTAGTTTAACAAAGTCGacattttttggttttaaatattttgtatttttttattttaagaatggtggaaaaaaagaaaagaatatggCCATAGGCCAACGCATACTTATATcgaaaaatttatgattttaagaaaaacattagttgtgtgtagtaaaaaaataatatatttgaaaaaaaaaattaaagtataataaaaagagaaaaataagagtgTAGAGGTAACATACATTTTTGGCTTCTGGACCTTTGTGTGcgagaacctatttttctctatactctctcTTTCAATCTTTATTATCTCTAGGtgttttttttccattttctccattttttttctttcacagagtgtgtatttatatacacacattgaCAATCTTGccttaattgagaattaattgacgatggacaaaatagggaaagaaatggtcttgatcgtaagaaaaataaatcaaataatattcaagacattgattataataattgttagaaaatttgtccattttaaaaagaaatcatatattactctttagaaagaaaatgttgcagcaaattatatcaatatattatttttaattattgtcataatattgattcaaattattaccatattaaactaatatttcaaaaacattcgaAAGTGATGTGTCCAACATTaaggaatattattttattattttctttttcctttttttcttcacccaccattaattattattctactattctttaattttgattatttactttcccgaacgaaattgggtgttgacagaaATCATGCTCAAGCGTCGTAGGGAGGACGCCTGGGCGAGAATTAAAGGTCATGTAAGGCCTAGGCGTCAGATTTGGACGCCGAGGCTACGAAGTGCCACTGCCCAGGCGTCGAGAGCCAGTTTCCAAGTGAAAaatggtgcttttagtatcaaaatcacatagcaaataacggtgttttaaaccattatcaagagcctactcctaattactagtttacaatgtcttgtctccctaccaattaatcatgcattacatttgtacagaagcttaaaggcaatcggtcctcctatccctatgtctaggtaatattacTCCGAGAGAATTCCCAGATCGTAATTTGTAATATATCTCTTGATAACAATCCTAgcgagagaaaaggagagttgtcacatCCCCAAATTGTCCAACCTTAGGAGTACGAAATCTCCTTATATATACAAATCATAACATCACAAGCatttgagaaaagaagaatatctaTAACAATTAATGAcagaagcatatatcaatacgaagaataaattcaaatacaagagagtttagaggttacatctttccccagcaacaaataagattagttctccatcgtcatggaagaactaggtgtacaatggaatggaagagataaaaccctagaaagagaaaaggagagctcccgcatcctcaaatctgcccccaaacgggtgaaaaatgtgtttctatgcttaagccatcaaaagatatcAACCCTAAGATGTTTGGGTCTTTAAATAggaaaaatagcaaaaaaaactGGCCCAAAACACGCGTCACCGATGCTCAACGGTAGATGCGGCACTCGGATGACGCCCAGCGGTGTCGCCTAGGTgcaaaacagtgaaaaactgGCGAGAAAACTAGCACTCAGCTCcaggctggcgctcagcgccaccTGCGGTTCTAAATAACTGCActatggttgacttttcagcattctggttgactagttgacttttcaacattctggttgactggttgacttttctgcattctggttgacttttctacactgcaactccttgatacttcaaccgttctttcaaatcattccaataacctacaaaattaagtgaatttagtgataaaatcataaagtataacctcagctctattattcacaaaattaaagcaaaatcatgagtccaagcaagtttctaagtcaaaaagggtgtttttgatatcaaaattaagtataaaaataatggtttttaaaccgttatcagatGCAACAACTTCTTcatagaaagagagaagaacATAATTGCAATGATAAGTGTTTTGTCATGTATATTATGAAAATACCTCCAAGGTCCTACAAGATGgtgatttaaaatcaaacacCCATAAGATCATTGAATTTGATAGAAATACAACAAGATTTGGACTGGAGGAGATCCTAGAAGAAATACATTATGCAGGTAAATTTGTCTTGAAGTTGGATTAATGTTGGTGTGGTTATGGGAAGCTAAGGTATGTATGATATTGGCCACCATACCGAGGCCCAAAACTTTGGCCAAACCCAACCACAAGAACTAGCGCAAATGATCGACC
Coding sequences within it:
- the LOC106752932 gene encoding uncharacterized protein LOC106752932; the encoded protein is MRLLVLEFMSIGYDTSEVKQLHWSTQLYDDDFKDLTDCNLYCEVTHGPIPPSFRDGKFDITSLRCDNQPNPEILQVYLTMWLTEANIGILKVNEIFTVVGEEMHVSIV